The following proteins are encoded in a genomic region of Canis lupus familiaris isolate Mischka breed German Shepherd chromosome 6, alternate assembly UU_Cfam_GSD_1.0, whole genome shotgun sequence:
- the SRRM2 gene encoding serine/arginine repetitive matrix protein 2 isoform X10, whose amino-acid sequence MSIFLHVYLLVFGAVVPPPPPGHGAMYNGIGLPTPRGSGTNGYVQRNLSLVRGRRGERPDYKGEEELRRLEAALVKRPNPDILDHERKRRVELRCLELEEMMEEQGYEEQQIQEKVATFRLMLLEKDVNPGGKEETPGQRPAVTETHQLAELNEKKNERLRAAFGISDSYVDGSSFDPQRRAREAKQPAPEPPKPYSLVRESSSSRSPTPKQKKKKKKKDRGRRSESSSPRRERKKSSKKKKHRSESESKKRKHRSPTPKSKRKSKDKKRKRSRSTTPAPKSRRAHRSTSADSASSSDTSRSRRCTDHSEDTVPAL is encoded by the exons ATGTCCATTTTCCTGCACGTCTACCTCCTTGTTTTTG GAGCGGTggtgcccccccctccccccgggcacGGGGCCATGTACAACGGGATCGGGCTGCCGACGCCCCGGGGCAGCGGCACCAACGGCTACGTCCAGCGCAACCTGTCCCTGGTGCGGGGCCGCCGGGGTGAGCGGCCTGACTACAAGGGAGAGGAGGAACTGCGGCGCCTGGAGGCTGCCCTGGTGAAGCGGCCTAATCCTGACATCCTGGACCACGAGCGCAAGCGGCGCGTGGAGCTGCGATGCCTCGAGCTGGAAGAGATGATGgaagagcaggg GTACGAGGAACAGCAAATTCAGGAAAAAGTGGCTACCTTTCGACTCATGTTGCTGGAGAAGGATGTGAACCCTGGGGGCAAGGAAGAGACCCCAGGACAGAGGCCAGC ggTAACTGAGACTCACCAGTTGGCAGaactgaatgagaagaaaaatgagcGACTCCGTGCTGCCTTTGGCATCAGTGATTCGTATGTGGATGGCAGCTCTTTTGATCCTCAACGTCGTGCTCGAGAAGCTAAACAACCAGCTCCAGAACCTCCCAAACCTTATAG CCTTGTCCGGGAATCCAGCAGTTCTCGCTCACCAACCccaaagcaaaagaagaaaaaaaagaagaaagatagagGACG CAGGTCAGAGAGCAGCTCTCCtcgaagagaaaggaagaagagctcTAAGAAGAAGAAGCACAG GTCAGAGTCTGAATCCAAAAAACGAAAGCATAG GTCTCCCACTCCAAAGAGCAAACGTAAATCTAAGGACAAGAAGCGGAAGCG GTCTCGAAGTACAACACCAGCCCCCAAGAGCCGCCGGGCCCACCGTTCAACGTCTGCTGACTCTGCTTCCTCTTCCGATACTTCTCGCAGTCG GCGCTGCACAGACCATTCGGAAGACACGGTCCCTGCCCTCTAG
- the SRRM2 gene encoding serine/arginine repetitive matrix protein 2 isoform X5 → MSIFLHVYLLVFGAVVPPPPPGHGAMYNGIGLPTPRGSGTNGYVQRNLSLVRGRRGERPDYKGEEELRRLEAALVKRPNPDILDHERKRRVELRCLELEEMMEEQGYEEQQIQEKVATFRLMLLEKDVNPGGKEETPGQRPAVTETHQLAELNEKKNERLRAAFGISDSYVDGSSFDPQRRAREAKQPAPEPPKPYSLVRESSSSRSPTPKQKKKKKKKDRGRRSESSSPRRERKKSSKKKKHRSESESKKRKHRSPTPKSKRKSKDKKRKRSRSTTPAPKSRRAHRSTSADSASSSDTSRSRSRSTAAKTHTTALTGRSPSPVSGRRGEGDAPSKEPGTTNTGQPSSPEPSTKQPSSPHEKDKEKEKSGIRPSPSPERSSTGPEPPAPTPLLAEQHGGSPQPLATATLSQEPVNPPSEGSPTRGRSLPKSPEKPPQSSSESCPPSPQPTKVSRHASSSPESPKPAPAPGSRREISSSPASKSRSHGRGKRDKSHSHTPSRRVGRSRSPTATKRGRSRSRTPTKRGHSRSRSPQWRRSRSAQRWGRSRSPQRRGRSRSPQRPGWSRSRNTQRRGRSRSARRGRSHSRSPATRGRSRSRTPARRARSRSRTPARRRSRSRTPARRRSRSRTPARRGRSRSRTPARRRSRTRSPVRRRSRSRSPARRSGRSRSRTPARRGRSRSRTPARRGRSRSRTPARRGRSRSRTPARRGRSRSRTPARRRSRSRSVVRRGRSHSRTPQRRGRSGSSSERKNKSRTSQRRSRSNSSPEMKKSRISSRRSRSLSSPRSKAKSRLSLRRSLSGSSPCPKQKSRTPPRRSRSGSSQPKAKSRTPPRRSRSGSSPPSNQKSKTPSRQSCSSSSPQPKVKSGTPPRQGSVTSPQANEQSATPQIQSRSESSPDPELKSATPSRHSCSGSSPPRVKSSTPPRRSRSGSSSPQPKVKAITSPVQSHSGSSSPSPSRVTSKTPPRQSRSESPCSKMESRLLQRQSRSRSSSPDTKVKPGTPPRQSHSGSTSPCPKVKPQTPSGHSLSESKSPCSQEKSKDSPAQSSGFFSLCPGIKSSTPPGELYFAASSLQQKGQSQTSPDPRSDTSSPEMKQSHSESPSLQSKSQTPLMGGRSRSSSPITELAPKSPARPERRELSSPRLKSGLSPEQSKSQSDSSPYPAMDSKSFLGQSRLEPSELKEKSVLLLQEDFTASSPIPRDKLSPLPVQDKPDSSPVLRETPKTPSRERGGVGSSPDTKDQSALAKPNQDEELMEVVEKSEESSNQVLSHLSPELKEVAGSNFESSPEIEERPTVCLSVDQSQSQTSLEAEVPAVASTWSGPHFSPEHKELSNSPPRENSFGSPLEFRNSGPVAEMNTGFSPEVKEDLNGSFPNQLETDPYIDLKEQSTRSSRRSSSELSPDAVEKAGMSSNQSVSSPVLDAVPRTPSRERSSSASPELKDGLPRTPSRRSRSGSSPGLRDGSGTPSRHSLSGSSPGMKDIPRTPSRGRSECDSSPEPKALPQTPRPRSRSPSSPELNNKGLTPQRERSGSESSVEQKTMARTPLGQRSRSGSSQELDGKPSASPQERSESDSSPDSKAKTRVPLRERSRSGSSIEVESKSRPSPRRSRSGSSPEVKDKPRAAPRAQSGSDSSPEPKAPALRALPRRSRSGSSSKGRGPSPEGSSSSESSPEHPPKSRTARRSSRSSPEPKTKSRTPPRRRSSRSSPELTRKARLSRRSRSASSSPETRSRTPPRRRRSPSVSSPEPAEKSRSSRRRRSASSPRAKTTSRRGRSPSPKPRGLQRSRSRSRREKTRTTRRRDRSGSSQSTSRRRQRSRSRSRVTRRRRGGSGYHSRSPARQESSRTSSRRRRGRSRTPPTSRKRSRSRTSPAPWKRSRSRASPATHRRSRSRTPLVSRRRSRSRTSPVSRRRSRSRTSVTRRRSRSRASPVSRRRSRSRTPPVTRRRSRSRTPTRRRSRSRTPPVTRRRSRSRTPPVTRRRSRSRTSITRRRSRSRTSPVTRRRSRSRTSPVTRRRSRSRTSPVTRRRSRSRTPPAIRRRSRSRTPLLPRKRSRSRSPLAIRRRSRSRTPRTTRGKRSLTRSPPAIRRRSASGSSSDRSRSASPPATRNHSGSRTPPVALNSSRMSCFSRPSMSPTPLDRCRSPGMLEPLGSSRTPMSVLQQAGGSMMDGPGPRIPDHPRTSVPENHAQSRIALALTAISLGTARPPPSMSAAGLAARMSQVPAPVPLMSLRTAPAASLASRIPAASAAAMNLASARTPAIPTAVNLADSRTPAAAAAMNLASPRTAVAPSAVNLADPRTPTAPAVNLAGTRTPAALAALSLTGSGTPPTAANYPSSSRTPQAAAPANLVGPRSTHATAPVNIASSRTPPALAPASLTSARMAPALSGANLTSPRVPLSAYERVSGRTSPPLLDRARSRTPPGGPGSRTPPSALSQSRMTSERAPSPASRMVQASSQCVLPPAQDRPRSPVPSAFSDQSRALLAQTTPAAGSQSLSSGTVAKTTSSADDHNGMLSGPAPGMSHPEGGEPPVSTGAQQSSALAALQPAKERRSSSSSSSSSSSSSSSSSSSSSSSSSSGSSSSDSEGSSLPTQPEVALKRVPSPTPAPKEAVREGRPQEPTPAKRKRRSSSSSSSSSSSSSSSSSSSSSSSSSSSSSSSSSSSSSTSSSPSPAKPGPQALPKPASPKKPPPGERSLFPVSLPPRHSLPHVARGIFLKRTSGYFPPLHKSFRDALWPAG, encoded by the exons ATGTCCATTTTCCTGCACGTCTACCTCCTTGTTTTTG GAGCGGTggtgcccccccctccccccgggcacGGGGCCATGTACAACGGGATCGGGCTGCCGACGCCCCGGGGCAGCGGCACCAACGGCTACGTCCAGCGCAACCTGTCCCTGGTGCGGGGCCGCCGGGGTGAGCGGCCTGACTACAAGGGAGAGGAGGAACTGCGGCGCCTGGAGGCTGCCCTGGTGAAGCGGCCTAATCCTGACATCCTGGACCACGAGCGCAAGCGGCGCGTGGAGCTGCGATGCCTCGAGCTGGAAGAGATGATGgaagagcaggg GTACGAGGAACAGCAAATTCAGGAAAAAGTGGCTACCTTTCGACTCATGTTGCTGGAGAAGGATGTGAACCCTGGGGGCAAGGAAGAGACCCCAGGACAGAGGCCAGC ggTAACTGAGACTCACCAGTTGGCAGaactgaatgagaagaaaaatgagcGACTCCGTGCTGCCTTTGGCATCAGTGATTCGTATGTGGATGGCAGCTCTTTTGATCCTCAACGTCGTGCTCGAGAAGCTAAACAACCAGCTCCAGAACCTCCCAAACCTTATAG CCTTGTCCGGGAATCCAGCAGTTCTCGCTCACCAACCccaaagcaaaagaagaaaaaaaagaagaaagatagagGACG CAGGTCAGAGAGCAGCTCTCCtcgaagagaaaggaagaagagctcTAAGAAGAAGAAGCACAG GTCAGAGTCTGAATCCAAAAAACGAAAGCATAG GTCTCCCACTCCAAAGAGCAAACGTAAATCTAAGGACAAGAAGCGGAAGCG GTCTCGAAGTACAACACCAGCCCCCAAGAGCCGCCGGGCCCACCGTTCAACGTCTGCTGACTCTGCTTCCTCTTCCGATACTTCTCGCAGTCG GTCTCGAAGTACGGCAGCAAAAACCCATACAACTGCCTTGACTGGGCGAAGTCCTTCCCCCGTTTCAGGGCGTCGAGGGGAGGGAGATGCGCCTTCTAAAGAACCAGGTACCACTAACACAGGGCAGCCTAGCAGCCCAGAGCCATCTACAAAGCAGCCTAGCAGTCCTcatgaaaaagataaagagaaggag AAATCTGGAATTCGACCTAGCCCCTCTCCGGAAAGGAGCAGCACAGGCCCAGAACCACCTGCTCCCACTCCGCTCCTTGCTGAGCAACATGGCGGCTCCCCACAACCCCTTGCAACAGCCACCTTAAGTCAGGAGCCAGTGAACCCCCCATCTGAGGGTTCCCCAACCAGGGGCCGTTCACTACCTAAGTCTCCTGAGAAACCTCCCCAGTCTTCTTCAGAGAGCTGCCCACCATCCCCTCAACCTACCAAAGTTTCTCGACATGCCAGCTCTTCCCCTGAAAGTCCTAAACCTGCACCGGCTCCTGGGTCCCGCCGAGAGATTTCTTCTTCTCCCGCATCCAAGAGTCGCTCACATGGCCGGGGAAAGCGGGATAAGTCACATTCTCATACCCCTTCTCGAAGAGTGGGGAGGTCCCGTAGCCCTACTGCTACCAAGAGGGGGCGATCTCGGTCTCGAACCCCTACCAAAAGGGGTCATTCTCGGTCCCGGTCCCCTCAGTGGCGTAGGTCCCGGTCTGCACAGAGGTGGGGACGTTCCAGAAGTCCCCAGCGACGTGGCCGCTCTAGGTCTCCTCAGAGACCAGGCTGGTCTAGAAGCAGAAATACCCAGAGAAGAGGCAGGTCTAGATCAGCAAGGCGAGGCAGGTCACACTCTAGATCCCCAGCCACTAGGGGCAGATCACGTTCTAGAACACCAGCCCGTCGGGCCAGGTCTCGCTCTAGAACACCTGCCAGGCGGAGGTCACGATCCAGGACACCTGCCAGACGTAGGTCACGCTCTAGAACACCAGCCCGGCGGGGCAGGTCTCGCTCTAGAACACCTGCTAGGCGCAGATCTAGGACCCGGTCGCCAGTACGACGGAGGTCTCGTAGCAGATCACCAGCCAGGAGAAGTGGCAGGTCACGCTCTAGAACCCCAGCCAGACGGGGTCGGTCACGCTCTAGAACCCCAGCCAGAAGAGGGAGATCTCGGTCTAGAACACCTGCAAGACGAGGACGATCTCGGTCTAGGACACCAGCAAGACGAGGACGATCTCGGTCTAGGACACCTGCAAGACGAAGATCTCGTAGTAGAAGTGTAGTTAGACGAGGAAGATCTCACTCTAGAACACCACAAAGAAGAGGCAGATCTGGTTCATCATCAGAACGGAAGAACAAATCCAGGACGTCACAGAGAAGGAGCAGGTCCAACTCAAGCCCAGAAATGAAAAAGTCTCGCATTTCTTCAAGGCGGAGTAGGTCTCTTTCTTCACCACGGTCCAAAGCAAAATCTCGCTTGTCTTTGAGGCGAAGCCTTTCAGGATCATCTCCATGTCctaaacaaaagtctaggacacCACCAAGGCGCAGTCGCTCTGGATCATCCCAACCAAAAGCTAAGTCCAGAACACCACCGAGGCGAAGTCGGTCTGGTTCTTCACCTCCTTCTAATCAGAAATCTAAGACACCATCAAGACAGAGTTGTTCCAGTTCATCTCCTCAACCTAAAGTGAAGTCTGGAACACCACCAAGGCAAGGGTCTGTAACAAGTCCCCAGGCAAATGAACAATCTGCAACACCACAAATACAGAGCCGTTCAGAATCATCAcctgaccctgagctgaaatctgcAACCCCTTCAAGACATAGCTGCTCCGGGTCCTCTCCTCCTAGAGTAAAATCTAGCACACCTCCGAGACGGAGCCGATCTGGGTCATCCTCTCCACAACCCAAAGTCAAGGCAATAACATCACCAGTCCAAAGCCATTCTGGCTCTTCTTCTCCTAGTCCTAGTAGGGTGACATCTAAAACACCGCCAAGGCAAAGCAGATCAGAGTCTCCTTGCTCCAAGATGGAATCTAGATTGTTGCAAAGACAGAGCCGTTCTAGGTCCTCCTCACCAGATACCAAAGTGAAACCTGGAACACCACCAAGACAAAGTCACTCAGGGTCTACTTCGCCATGCCCTAAAGTAAAGCCCCAAACTCCATCAGGGCACAGTCTTAGTGAATCAAAATCACCATGTTCCCAAGAGAAGTCTAAAGACTCACCAGCACAAAGTTCaggattcttctctctctgtccaggAATAAAGTCTAGCACACCACCAGGAGAGCTGTATTTTGCAGCCTCCTCTTTGCAACAGAAAGGACAATCTCAAACTTCACCAGATCCTAGATCTGATACTTCAAGCCCAGAAATGAAACAGAGTCATTCTGAGTCTCCATCTCTGCAGAGCAAATCTCAGACACCTCTTATGGGTGGCCGGTCCAGGTCCTCCTCTCCAATCACTGAGCTGGCACCCAAATCTCCAGCAAGACCAGAAAGAAGGGAATTGTCAAGTCCTAGGCTAAAATCTGGACTGTCTCCTGAGCAAAGCAAGTCCCAATCTGACTCTTCCCCATATCCTGCAATGGACTCTAAATCTTTTCTGGGGCAGAGTAGATTGGAGCCTTCTGAATTGAAAGAGAAATCAGTCTTACTCCTTCAGGAGGATTTTACTGCATCGTCTCCCATACCAAGAGACAAATTGAGTCCTCTTCCAGTGCAGGATAAGCCTGATTCCTCACCAGTACTCAGAGAAACACCTAAAACCCCGTCAAGGGAAAGAGGTGGTGTTGGATCATCTCCAGATACGAAAGACCAAAGTGCGTTAGCTAAGCCAAACCAAGATGAGGAATTAATGGAAGTGGTAGAGAAATCTGAAGAATCCTCAAACCAGGTTCTCTCCCATTTGTCTCCGGAACTTAAAGAAGTGGCTGGAAGTAACTTTGAATCATCACCTGAAATAGAAGAAAGACCCACTGTGTGTTTGAGTGTTGACCAAAGTCAGTCACAGACTTCTTTGGAAGCAGAAGTCCCTGCAGTGGCCTCAACTTGGAGTGGGCCACATTTTTCTCCAGAACATAAAGAACTGTCTAACTCTCCTCCACGGGAGAATAGCTTTGGGTCACCTTTAGAATTTAGAAACTCAGGCCCTGTTGCAGAAATGAATACTGGATTTTCTCCTGAAGTTAAAGAAGATTTGAATGGCTCTTTTCCTAATCAACTGGAGACAGATCCGTATATAGACCTGAAAGAACAATCAACAAGGTCCTCTAGACGTAGCAGTTCAGAGTTATCCCCAGATGCAGTAGAAAAAGCTGGAATGTCTTCAAATCAGAGTGTTTCTTCACCAGTACTTGATGCAGTACCTAGAACACCATCAAGGGAAAGAAGTAGCTCTGCATCTCCTGAGCTGAAAGATGGTTTACCCAGAACCCCTTCAAGGAGAAGTAGGTCTGGGTCTTCTCCAGGACTTAGAGATGGGTCTGGGACTCCCTCAAGACACAGCTTATCTGGGTCCTCTCCTGGAATGAAAGATATACCTAGAACACCATCCAGGGGGAGAAGTGAATGTGATTCTTCTCCAGAACCAAAAGCTTTGCCTCAGACTCCTAGACCAAGAAGTCGTTCACCATCATCCCCAGAGCTCAACAACAAGGGTCTTACCCcccagagagaaagaagtgggTCAGAATCTTCAGTTGAACAGAAGACTATGGCTAGGACTCCTCTTGGGCAGAGAAGTCGATCGGGATCTTCTCAAGAACTTGATGGGAAACCGAGTGCATCCCCTCAAGAGAGAAGTGAGTCAGACTCTTCTCCAGATTCTAAAGCTAAGACACGAGTACCGCTTAGAGAAAGGAGTCGCTCTGGATCATCTATAGAGGTCGAGAGCAAATCTCGACCTTCTCCTCGGCGCAGTAGATCTGGCTCATCTCCTGAAGTTAAAGATAAGCCAAGAGCAGCACCCAGGGCACAGAGTGGTTCTGATTCCTCTCCTGAACCCAAGGCTCCTGCCCTTCGAGCTCTTCCCAGACGAAGCAGATCGGGGTCATCAAGTAAAGGCAGAGGCCCTTCTCCTGAAGGAAGCAGCAGTTCAGAGTCCTCTCCAGAACACCCACCCAAATCTAGAACTGCTAGAAGAAGCTCTAGGTCATCACCAGAGCCCAAGACCAAATCCCGTACTCCACCTCGCCGTCGCAGTTCTCGATCATCTCCTGAGCTGACTAGGAAGGCCAGACTCTCTCGTAGAAGCCGCTCTGCATCATCCTCACCAGAGACCCGTTCTAGAACTCCACCAAGACGCAGAAGAAGTCCTTCAGTGTCTTCTCCAGAGCCAGCTGAAAAGTCCAGATCCTCTCGCCGTCGGCGCTCAGCTTCATCCCCACGTGCTAAGACAACTTCAAGGAGGGGCCGTTCTCCTTCACCAAAGCCTCGCGGGCTCCAGAGGTCCCGTTCCCGCTCAAGGAGGGAGAAAACCAGAACGACTCGACGTCGAGATAGGTCTGGATCTTCTCAGTCAACCTCTCGGAGAAGACAGCGGAGCCGGTCAAGGTCTCGGGTCACTCGGCGGCGGAGGGGAGGTTCTGGTTACCATTCAAGGTCTCCTGCCCGGCAGGAGAGTTCCCGAACTTCTTCCCGACGTCGAAGAGGTCGTTCTCGGACACCCCCAACCAGTCGGAAGCGGTCCCGCTCACGCACCTCACCAGCCCCGTGGAAACGGTCAAGGTCTCGGGCCTCTCCCGCCACTCACAGGCGATCCCGGTCCAGAACACCGCTGGTTAGCCGCCGTAGGTCTAGGTCTCGAACTTCACCAGTCAGTCGGAGACGATCAAGGTCCAGGACATCAGTGACTCGACGAAGATCTCGATCCAGAGCATCCCCAGTGAGTCGAAGGCGATCCAGGTCTAGAACACCACCAGTAACCCGCCGTCGTTCAAGGTCCAGAACACCAACACGCCGCCGCTCCCGTTCTAGAACTCCGCCAGTGACCCGAAGAAGGTCTAGATCTAGGACTCCACCAGTAACCAGGAGGCGATCTCGAAGCAGAACTTCTATCACTCGCAGAAGATCAAGATCCAGGACATCTCCAGTCACCCGTAGGAGATCTCGATCTCGCACATCTCCGGTAACTCGAAGGAGGTCCCGCTCTCGAACCTCTCCAGTCACACGCCGCCGATCACGGTCCCGAACACCTCCAGCTATTCGGCGCCGCTCCAGGTCTCGGACCCCACTGTTGCCACGCAAACGGTCTCGAAGTCGCTCTCCACTTGCTATCCGCCGCCGTTCTAGATCCCGTACTCCGCGAACAACTCGGGGCAAGCGGTCCTTAACAAGATCTCCTCCTGCCATCCGAAGGCGTTCTGCATCTGGAAGCAGTTCCGATCGCTCACGGTCTGCTAGTCCTCCAGCAACAAGGAATCATTCTGGTTCTCGGACACCTCCAGTAGCACTCAATAGCTCTAGAATGAGCTGCTTCAGTCGTCCTAGCATGTCACCAACACCTCTGGACCGCTGTAGATCACCTGGAATGCTCGAACCCCTTGGCAGTTCTAGAACACCCATGTCTGTCCTGCAGCAAGCTGGTGGCTCCATGATGGATGGTCCAGGTCCCCGAATTCCTGATCACCCAAGAACATCTGTGCCAGAAAATCATGCACAGTCAAGAATTGCACTTGCCCTGACAGCCATCAGTCTTGGCACTGCGCGGCCACCTCCATCCATGTCCGCTGCTGGCCTTGCTGCAAGAATGTCCCAAGTTCCAGCTCCAGTGCCTCTCATGAGTCTCAGAACGGCCCCAGCTGCCAGCCTTGCCAGCAGGATTCCTGCAGCCTCTGCAGCAGCCATGAACCTGGCCAGTGCCAGGACACCTGCCATACCAACAGCAGTGAACCTGGCTGATTCAAGAACACCAGCTGCTGCAGCAGCCATGAACTTGGCCAGCCCCAGAACAGCAGTGGCACCCTCTGCTGTGAACCTTGCTGACCCTCGCACCCCTACAGCTCCAGCTGTGAACCTAGCAGGAACCAGAACCCCAGCTGCTCTGGCAGCTTTGAGTCTCACCGGCTCTGGCACACCCCCAACTGCTGCAAACTATCCTTCCAGCTCCAGAACACCCCAGGCTGCAGCGCCTGCAAACCTGGTGGGTCCTAGATCTACACATGCCACAGCTCCTGTGAATATTGCCAGCTCAAGAACCCCTCCTGCCTTGGCACCTGCAAGCCTCACCAGTGCTAGAATGGCTCCAGCCTTGTCTGGCGCAAACCTTACCAGCCCCAGGGTGCCCCTCTCTGCTTATGAGCGCGTTAGTGGTAGAACCTCACCACCGCTTCTTGACCGAGCCAGATCCAGAACCCCACCAGGAGGGCCAGGTTCCAGAACCCCACCATCTGCCCTGAGCCAGTCTAGAATGACCTCTGAGCgggctccctctcctgcctctagAATGGTCCAGGCTTCCTCACAGTGTGTTCTTCCTCCAGCTCAGGATAGACCTAGGTCACCTGTGCCATCTGCTTTTTCTGACCAGTCCCGAGCTTTGCTTGCCCAGACCACTCCTGCAGCAGGGTCTCAGTCCCTTTCCTCTGGGACAGTGGCCAAGACCACGTCTTCTGCTGATGACCACAATGGCATGctctctggccctgcccctggcATGTCCCATCCTGAGGGTGGGGAACCACCTGTCTCCACGGGGGCCCAGCAGTCTTCTGCATTGGCCGCCCTGCAGCCGGCAAAGGAGCGGCggagttcctcctcctcctcctcctccagctcctcttcCTCATCGTCGTCATCAtcgtcctcttcctcctcctcctcttccggTTCCAGTTCTAGCGACTCAGAGGGCTCTAGCCTTCCTACTCAACCTGAGGTAGCACTGAAGAG GGtacccagccccaccccagccccaaagGAGGCTGTTCGAGAGGGACGTCCTCAGGAGCCTACCCCAGCCAAGCGGAAGAGGCGCTCTAGTAGCTCCAGTTCcagctcttcctcttcctcttcatcttcctcctcgtcctcctcctcttcctcctcttcctcctcctcttcctcctcctcctcttcctcctcttctacttcttcctccccctcccctgctaaGCCTGGCCCTCAGGCCTTGCCCAAACCTGCAAGCCCTAAGAAGCCGCCCCCTGGTGAGCGGAG CCTCTtccctgtctccctgcctccacgCCATTCTCTTCCACACGTAGCCAGAGGGATCTTTCTAAAACGCACATCTGGTTACTTCCCTCCACTCCACAAATCCTTCCGGGACGCCCTGTGGCCTGCAGGATAA